A stretch of the Lactuca sativa cultivar Salinas chromosome 9, Lsat_Salinas_v11, whole genome shotgun sequence genome encodes the following:
- the LOC111903935 gene encoding formin-like protein 1 translates to MEPLANPPMRMHNFFFLLVLTSTCATATTVVASLNRRTLHEPFFPQDPPILPPVQPPSALPPSSPPSLDVPFLSTPTPTTTPTNDQPFFPSFPSPPPPPPQPSASSSASFPANISSLNLPTSPKPKRVSSKLIPIAITLAIAAVVVLFIVAFLRIKKRRYSDDSQSLSDEKPQRSYTNSVFSAAASNVASGGGNSSYNRIPKLNRPSQTSSEFLYLGTLVNSHGGVDATGTSGRHNRGEEDSSLQKVGSPELRPLPPLSGSGGGRSQTIMQNGCYETSEVESKDEEFDEFYSPRASDGGGSGARRTFTVAAATGNYQSRRSIGSVSSSSYSSSSSGSPARSISLSISPPVSLSPRNSRLKSPDLVAIQTAPPPSRPPPPPPLPPHPLIIPSPDVGLSKNSLESSPRLSNSSNDQSSPLARIPPPPQPPTKHRETLIPTTPPPSTRLNPPVLIKPARHVPISSHQPVISPTEMLPINQENLETNEKTPKPKLKPLHWDKVRASSDHEMVWDHLKSSSFKLNEEMIETLFIVKPPNANSNEKSTIKRQILSSTISHENQVLDPKKSQNIAISLRALSVTTEEVCDALLEGNADTLGTELLESLMKMAPTKDEERKLQEHQDDSPLKLGPAEKFLKAVLDVPFAFRRVGAMLFVSNFESEVEYLKQSFQTLEVACEELKNSRMFLKLLEAVLKTGNRMNIGTNRGDAQAFKLDTLLKLIDVKGADGKTTLLHFVVQEIVRTEGARFSNTTANHDDNQCQKLGLQIVSSLSSGLSNVKKAAGMDSEVLNGDVVRLTNGIANVMDVVRLIEAGGSDNKTFSNAMKKFLKIAQEEVIKIHDQEAVSLSLVKEITEYFHGNSVKFEAQPFRIFMVVRDFLTVLDRVCKEVGSININMESTQKLPVLVNRGPVFDGFHGKRQYSSSDDESSSSL, encoded by the exons ATGGAACCTCTTGCTAACCCTCCCATGAGAATGCACAACTTTTTCTTCCTTCTCGTGTTGACATCCACCTGCGCCACTGCCACCACCGTCGTCGCCTCCCTTAACCGCCGGACGCTACACGAACCTTTCTTCCCGCAGGACCCCCCAATACTCCCTCCGGTTCAACCTCCTTCTGCTCTGCCACCATCTTCACCACCATCGTTAGACGTGCCTTTTTTATCTACCCCAACCCCAACCACAACCCCAACCAATGACCAACCATTCTTCCCGTCTTTCCCATCACCGCCACCGCCACCTCCTCAGCCGTCTGCCTCCTCTTCCGCCTCTTTCCCGGCCAACATTTCCTCCCTTAATCTCCCCACCTCCCCGAAACCAAAACGCGTTTCATCCAAACTCATTCCCATTGCCATTACTCTCGCCATTGCTGCCGTTGTTGTTCTTTTCATTGTTGCTTTCTTGAGGATTAAAAAGCGAAGGTATTCTGACGATTCTCAGTCGTTAAGTGATGAAAAACCTCAAAGATCTTATACTAACAGCGTGTTTAGTGCCGCTGCGAGTAATGTTGCAAGTGGTGGTGGAAATAGTAGTTATAATCGAATCCCGAAGCTCAATCGTCCGTCGCAAACGAGCTCGGAGTTCCTTTATCTAGGCACGCTTGTTAATTCTCATGGTGGAGTCGATGCTACTGGTACCAGTGGTCGTCATAATCGTGGTGAAGAGGATTCGAGTTTGCAAAAGGTGGGTTCGCCGGAGCTCCGCCCGTTACCGCCGTTAAGTGGTAGCGGTGGCGGACGTAGTCAAACTATTATGCAAAATGGATGTTATGAAACCTCTGAGGTGGAATCGAAAGACGAAGAGTTTGACGAATTTTACTCTCCGAGAGCATCGGACGGTGGTGGATCCGGTGCTAGACGAACTTTTACCGTCGCAGCGGCGACCGGTAATTATCAGTCGCGTAGGAGTATTGGGTCGGTTTCTTCTTCGTCCTACTCCTCGTCAAGTTCAGGATCTCCGGCGAGGTCCATTTCGTTAAGTATTTCTCCACCGGTTAGCCTGAGCCCGAGAAATTCAAGACTGAAATCGCCAGACCTTGTTGCAATTCAAACTGCTCCTCCGCCGTCTcgaccacctccaccaccaccactgccgcCGCATCCTTTAATAATCCCGTCTCCGGATGTTGGTTTGAGTAAGAACAGCTTAGAGTCGTCACCCAGACTATCAAACTCATCAAACGATCAAAGCTCTCCTCTGGCGAGAATCCCGCCACCGCCGCAGCCACCGACGAAGcacagagaaaccctaattcccacaACTCCACCACCATCAACTCGGCTGAATCCACCGGTTTTGATCAAACCTGCAAGACATGTGCCTATATCTAGCCATCAACCAGTGATTTCTCCTACAGAAATGTTGCCGATAAATCAAGAAAATCTTGAAACAAACGAGAAAACCCCAAAACCAAAATTAAAACCTCTTCACTGGGATAAAGTGAGAGCAAGCTCTGATCATGAAATGGTGTGGGATCACCTCAAATCCAGCTCCTTTAA ATTAAATGAAGAGATGATAGAGACATTATTCATCGTAAAACCACCTAATGCAAATTCAAACGAAAAATCAACAATCAAACGCCAGATTCTTTCCTCAACAATCAGCCATGAAAACCAAGTTCTCGATCCAAAGAAGTCTCAGAACATCGCAATCTCATTGAGGGCACTTAGCGTGACAACTGAGGAAGTTTGTGATGCACTTTTAGAAG GCAATGCAGATACACTGGGCACCGAGCTCCTTGAAAGTTTAATGAAGATGGCTCCAACAAAAGATGAAGAACGGAaacttcaagaacatcaagatgATTCACCTCTCAAACTTGGTCCAGCTGAGAAATTTCTCAAGGCTGTTCTTGATGTTCCTTTTGCATTTAGAAGAGTCGGGGCAATGCTCTTTGTTTCCAATTTTGAATCAGAAGTCGAATACCTCAAACAATCGTTTCAAACTCTAGAG GTTGCTTGTGAAGAACTTAAAAACAGCAGGATGTTCCTAAAACTGCTAGAAGCTGTGCTCAAAACCGGAAACCGTATGAATATTGGCACAAACCGTGGAGATGCTCAGGCATTCAAACTCGATACCCTCTTAAAACTCATTGATGTTAAGGGTGCTGATGGAAAAACCACCCTCTTGCACTTTGTTGTTCAGGAGATAGTTAGAACTGAAGGTGCCCGATTTTCAAACACAACTGCTAACCATGATGACAATCAATGCCAGAAACTTGGTCTTCAAATTGTTTCTAGTTTGAGTTCGGGTCTTTCAAATGTCAAGAAAGCTGCTGGAATGGATTCAGAGGTTCTGAATGGGGATGTGGTGAGACTAACAAACGGGATTGCAAATGTTATGGATGTTGTTAGATTGATTGAAGCAGGAGGTTCAGACAACAAGACGTTTTCCAATGCAATGAAGAAATTCTTGAAGATAGCACAAGAGGAGGTCATCAAGATTCATGACCAGGAAGCGGTGTCACTTTCTTTAGTCAAAGAAATCACTGAATATTTCCATGGAAACTCAGTGAAATTTGAAGCTCAGCCTTTTAGAATCTTTATGGTGGTGAGGGATTTCTTGACTGTTCTTGATAGGGTCTGCAAAGAAGTTGGTTCCATAAACATAAACATGGAATCCACTCAAAAACTGCCAGTATTGGTAAACCGAGGTCCAGTTTTTGATGGATTTCATGGAAAGCGACAGTACAGTTCTTCCGATgatgaaagctcttcttctctgTAG